A section of the Parasteatoda tepidariorum isolate YZ-2023 chromosome 6, CAS_Ptep_4.0, whole genome shotgun sequence genome encodes:
- the LOC107453948 gene encoding zinc finger protein 271 isoform X2 translates to MIEEEAEQDNSSRMIVEGEEQDKTINFLCEICRRSYELEEDLILHSFCHIQERPFPCPVCNRKFKEVRDLRYHYLREMKSNLIKDKNANMVVEEDTEQDNSCHMIVAGEEQDKIINFLCEICQRSYELEDDLILHSFCHLQERPFPCPVCNKKFKEARDLKYHYLRERHGHEDDVLCNVCFKVFSLKKYMLYHYHIHKEMPFDCIGCKKKFRTTKDLNDHICLKRIPFDCNGCEKKFWTTKDLNNHICQKRISFDCNGCEKKFRITKDLNDHICQKRISFDCNDCKKKFRTKRDLSDHVCKKRIPFDCNSCEKKFRTTKDLNDHICQKRISFDCNDCKKKFRTKRDLSDHICQKRIPFDCNDCEKKFRTTKDLNDHICQERISFDCNGCKKKFRTKRALSDHICQKRMPFN, encoded by the coding sequence ATGATTGAAGAAGAAGCAGAACAAGATAATAGTAGTCGCATGATTGTTGAAGGAGAAGAACAAGATAAAACTATTAACTTTCTGTGCGAAATTTGTCGAAGAAGTTATGAACTTGAAGAAGATCTGATACTCCATAGCTTCTGTCATATACAAGAAAGACCGTTTCCTTGTCCAGTTTGTAACAGGAAATTTAAAGAAGTAAGAGATTTAAGATATCATTACTTACGAGAAATGAAATCAAATCTTATCAAAGATAAGAATGCCAACATGGTTGTTGAAGAAGACACAGAACAAGATAATAGTTGTCACATGATTGTTGCAGGAGAAGaacaagataaaattattaactttctgTGCGAAATTTGTCAAAGAAGTTATGAACTTGAAGACGATCTAATACTTCATAGCTTCTGTCATTTACAAGAAAGACCGTTTCCGTGTCCAGTTTgtaacaagaaatttaaagaagcaagagatttaaaatatcattatttacgAGAAAGACATGGGCATGAAGACGATGTGCTATGCAATGTATGCTTTAAAGTGTTTTCgctcaaaaaatatatgttgtatCACTACCACATTCATAAGGAAATGCCTTTTGATTGTATTGGTTGTAAGAAAAAGTTTAGGACCACGAAAGATTTGAATGACCATATCTGTTTGAAAAGAATACCTTTTGACTGTAATGGTTGCGAGAAAAAGTTTTGGACAACGAAAGATTTGAATAACCATATCTGTCAGAAAAGAATATCCTTTGACTGTAATGGCTGCGAGAAAAAGTTTAGGATCACGAAAGATTTGAATGACCATATCTGTCAGAAAAGAATATCTTTTGACTGTAATGATTGCAAGAAAAAGTTTAGGACTAAGAGAGATTTGAGTGACCATGtctgtaaaaaaagaataccTTTTGACTGTAATAGTTGCGAGAAAAAGTTTAGGACCACGAAAGATTTGAATGACCATATCTGTCAGAAAAGAATATCTTTTGACTGTAATGATTGCAAGAAAAAGTTTAGGACTAAGAGAGATTTGAGTGACCACATCTGTCAAAAACGAATACCTTTTGACTGTAATGATTGCGAGAAAAAGTTTAGGACCACGAAAGATTTGAATGACCATATCTGTCAGGAAAGAATATCTTTTGACTGTAATGGTTGCAAGAAAAAGTTTAGGACTAAGAGAGCATTGAGTGATCATATCTGTCAGAAAAGAATGCCTTTTAACTAA
- the LOC107453948 gene encoding zinc finger protein 337 isoform X1 has translation MHFIAMHKYTKKIKCGICLQDFNKKSYLYRHNILFHKNGELHLCEICQCNFFDVKLYLNHPCKKWCNAKCMQNRSSIDAHFKSNNNTSNKKTGAEACKEILQISRRTVKDSNPLPSSESCNEIVKFSGRTDYFNRRTDKDSNPLISTEASKEVTQISESNYVNERTDKDSNPLLSSETFKEIVPISGRNYINQRTDKGSNPLISTEASKEIVQISGSNYFHHRTDKVSDLLTCSNEKCIICQKSFSCKLELVCHSFRHKQTNLVCPICMQKFETITGIKTHYLNHFEGEKHLCRICDKILDSKEELVYHGFCHKQSFCSVKSLYVCPVCMKTFKAISDVKNHYVTHFEVKKYKHVCSICKKRFFLKTDLVHHSLIHTENNLNCGVVKQNFNTILDLKACPLNCTNEFTYAESHSELNDCIHNVVIENIVSLNGIKNNVRQSKSYCMRKNLIKCHRCLKHFSSRKKCMLHFIAKHKYAKPFQCRVCLQSFNKKLYLNRHNYLFHKNSILYFCETCQCNFFDEKLYLNHPCTEWCSMKCTQDSFSIYTFFKSNKNADDHPCRNIAKLPENVNSLSITNASIVPTQCLKSVANLSNITTQLVEDIENVHKSPTNIPSVPLLHKNSNDQTVVIQDAVFNLPITDSLPVPVKENCNNQSVDIKKMVCKVPVLNTSADCVDENSSNQISGIQTILYNLPITDTLSIPIFVKENSSMRTEESDYCSPITNTLSVPIDESSNNQSVEIQEIENNVDSASCLQEEAHYFCFGCKRKFTTISNFRKHICEKITTYNIYACLKCNKRFPMLGDLAEHICIKIIDEKILDTIHTSMIRIPT, from the coding sequence ATGCATTTTATAGCAATgcacaaatatacaaaaaaaattaaatgtggtATTTGTTTGcaagattttaacaaaaaatcctatttatacaggcacaatattttatttcataaaaatggggAACTTCATTTGTGTGAAATTTgccaatgtaatttttttgatgtaaaattatatttgaatcatCCATGCAAAAAATGGTGTAATGCGAAATGTATGCAAAATAGGTCTTCAATTGATgctcattttaaaagtaataataacacaagtaataaaaaaactggTGCTGAAGCTTGTAAGGAAAtacttcaaatttcaagaagaaCAGTTAAAGACTCAAACCCATTGCCCTCTTCTGAATCTTGTAacgaaatagttaaattttcagGAAGAACAGATTACTTTAATCGAAGAACAGATAAAGACTCAAATCCATTGATCTCTACTGAAGCTTCTAAGGAAGTAACTCAAATTTCAGAAAGTAATTATGTTAATGAAAGAACAGATAAAGACTCAAACCCATTGCTCTCTtctgaaacttttaaagaaatagttccCATTTCAGGAAGGAATTACATTAATCAAAGAACAGATAAAGGATCGAATCCATTGATCTCTACTGAAGCTTCTAAAGAAATAGTTCAAATTTCAGGAAGTAATTACTTCCATCATAGAACAGACAAAGTTTCAGATCTATTGACCTGTTCAAATGAGAAGTgtataatttgtcaaaaaagcTTTTCTTGCAAACTAGAGCTTGTATGCCACAGTTTCCGCCACAAGCAAACCAATCTTGTTTGTCCAATTTGTATGCAGAAATTTGAAACTATAACAGGCATCAAAACCCATTATTTGAATCATTTTGAAGGAGAGAAACATTTGTGCagaatttgtgataaaattttggacAGTAAAGAGGAGTTGGTTTATCATGGTTTTTGTCATAAACAATCTTTTTGTTCAGTCAAATCCCTTTATGTCTGTCCAGTTTgcatgaaaacttttaaagctaTATCTGACGTCAAAAACCATTATGTGAcacattttgaagttaaaaaatataaacatgtgTGTAGTATTTgcaaaaaacgattttttctgaaaactgaCCTTGTTCACCACAGTTTGATTCACACTGAAAACAATCTTAACTGTGGTGTTGTTAAACAAAACTTCAATACGATATTAGACTTGAAAGCATGCCCTTTAAACTGTACTAACGAATTTACTTATGCTGAATCTCATTCTGAACTTAATGATTGTATACATAACGTGGtaattgaaaacattgtttcttTGAATGGTATCAAAAACAATGTAAGGCAAAGTAAATCTTATTGTATgagaaaaaatctgattaaatgTCATAGATGTTTAAAGCATTTCTCTTCAAGGAAAAAATGCATGTtgcattttattgcaaaacatAAATATGCAAAACCCTTCCAATGTAGGGTGTGTTTAcagagttttaataaaaaactctatttaaaccggcataattatttattccacAAAAatagcattctttatttttgtgaaacttGCCAGTGTAATTTTTTCGacgaaaaactatatttaaatcatCCTTGTACAGAATGGTGTAGCATGAAATGTACGCAAgacagtttttctatttatactttttttaaaagcaataaaaatgctGATGACCACCCTTGTAGAAACATAGCTAAACTTCCAGAAAATGTAAACAGCTTATCTATTACAAATGCTTCAATTGTGCCTACTCAGTGTTTGAAAAGTGTTGCTAATTTATCTAATATTACTACACAACTTGTTGAGGATATAGAAAATGTGCATAAGTCTCCTACAAATATCCCATCTGTTCCACTTCTACATAAAAACTCAAATGATCAAACTGTTGTGATTCAAGATGCTGTATTCAATTTGCCTATCACAGATTCTCTACCCGTTCCTGTAAAAGAAAACTGTAATAATCAAAGTGTAGACATCAAAAAAATGGTCTGCAAAGTGCCTGTTTTAAATACTTCAGCTGATTGTGTAGATGAGAACTCAAGTAATCAAATTTCTGGTATTCAAACGATTCTATACAATTTGCCTATCACCGATACCCTATCCATtcctatttttgtaaaagaaaattcaagtaTGAGAACTGAAGAAAGTGATTACTGCTCGCCTATTACAAATACATTATCTGTCCCAATAGATGAAAGCTCAAATAATCAAAGTGTGGAGATTCAAGAAATTGAGAATAATGTGGATTCAGCATCCTGCTTACAAGAAGAAgctcattatttttgctttggcTGTAAGAGAAAGTTCACAACAATATCAAACTTCAGAAAGCATATTTGTGAAAAGATTActacttataatatttatgcTTGTCTTAAATGCAATAAACGATTTCCAATGCTAGGTGACCTCGCAGAAcacatatgtataaaaataattgatgaaaaaatacttGATACGATACATACATCAATGATAAGAATACCAACATGA